One window of Neisseria subflava genomic DNA carries:
- a CDS encoding DUF4393 domain-containing protein, which yields MSIMDTTAITILTAGATTLLTKGAEAPAHTLNLVWKQVFGPIDLWMEKQQLKRKKELADFSDRLNKNLEKIPQEEIQEPKYSILGPAIEASQYYLEEEELREIFAKLVSSSFDARNNGKIHNSFVEKVKSLSSHDAKLLQLMKDLKSLAISKYYIKKNNDNALIFFNLIVCLAFGEQDIEKTAISIDNLIQLGLVRIDFDRCFQDDKQYEDFYSTSLLESLSICNPLTDLKLKIQSLLEKNYSKNEIALDLNISILDIEDCLEEKKVELKKGVCELTSLGNMFVNICC from the coding sequence ATGAGTATTATGGATACAACAGCTATAACTATTTTAACTGCAGGTGCTACAACATTATTGACAAAGGGAGCTGAGGCACCAGCTCATACATTAAATCTAGTGTGGAAACAAGTATTTGGACCTATTGATTTATGGATGGAAAAACAACAATTAAAAAGGAAAAAAGAGTTAGCTGATTTCAGTGATAGACTTAATAAAAATTTAGAAAAAATTCCTCAAGAAGAAATTCAAGAACCTAAATATAGTATTTTAGGACCTGCAATCGAGGCATCTCAATATTACCTTGAAGAAGAAGAGCTTAGAGAAATATTTGCAAAATTAGTATCTTCCTCCTTCGATGCTAGAAATAATGGAAAGATCCACAATAGCTTTGTTGAAAAAGTTAAGTCTTTATCATCCCATGATGCAAAACTTCTTCAATTAATGAAAGACTTAAAAAGTCTAGCAATTAGCAAATATTATATTAAAAAAAATAATGACAATGCATTAATTTTTTTTAATTTAATTGTTTGCCTTGCATTTGGAGAGCAAGACATTGAAAAAACGGCAATATCTATAGATAATTTAATCCAATTAGGTTTGGTACGTATTGATTTTGATAGATGTTTTCAAGATGATAAGCAATATGAAGATTTTTATTCTACTAGTTTACTTGAGTCTTTAAGCATATGTAATCCACTTACAGATTTAAAATTAAAAATTCAAAGTTTATTAGAAAAAAATTATTCTAAAAATGAAATTGCTTTAGATTTGAATATTTCTATTTTAGATATTGAGGATTGTTTAGAAGAAAAAAAAGTAGAGTTGAAAAAAGGGGTGTGTGAATTAACTTCATTAGGAAATATGTTTGTGAATATATGTTGTTGA
- the nrdA gene encoding class 1a ribonucleoside-diphosphate reductase subunit alpha — MNAATNIKVTKRDGRLEDINLDKIHRVVTWAAEGLQNVSVSQVELKSHIQFYNGIRTDDIHETIIKAAADLISQDTPDYQYLAARLAIFHLRKIAYGEFEPPHLYDHVKKLTEAGKYDRHVIADYSREEFDELNAYIDHSRDMTFSYAAVKQLEGKYLVQNRVTRQIYETPQFLYILVAMCLFSKYPKETRLDYVKRFYDAVSTFKVSLPTPIMSGVRTPTRQFSSCVLIECDDSLDSINATTSAIVKYVSQRAGIGINAGRIRGLGSEIRGGEAQHTGCIPFFKMFQAAVKSCSQGGVRGGAATLFYPLWHIEAESLLVLKNNRGVEDNRIRQLDYGVQINRLLYTRLIKGGNITLFSPNEVPGLYDAFFADQDEFERLYTQYEQDPNIRKRTLPATELFSTLMQERAGTGRIYIQNVDHCNTHSPFDPRVAPVHQSNLCMEIALPTKPLDNINDPNGEIALCTLSAFNLGALNNLDELKELADLTVRALDALLDYQDYPVAAARTATMNRRTLGIGVINYAYYLAKNGVRYSDDSALGLTHRTFEAMQYYLLKASVNLAKEYGACPLFNQTVYSQGKLPIDTYKKDLDTVCSEPLHYDWESLRADIVKYGLRNSTLTALMPSETSSQIANATNGIEPPRGLVSVKASKDGILKQVVPEFETLKDAYETLWQLPGNEGYLKLVGVMQKFVDQSISANTAYDPNKFEGSKVSMKQMLKDLLTAYKYGVKTLYYHNTRDGADDTQADIQDDGCAGGACKI, encoded by the coding sequence ATGAATGCAGCAACGAATATTAAAGTAACCAAACGCGACGGACGCTTGGAAGATATCAATTTAGACAAAATCCACCGTGTTGTTACTTGGGCGGCAGAAGGCCTACAAAACGTCTCCGTATCGCAAGTCGAGCTCAAATCACATATTCAGTTTTACAACGGTATCCGTACCGACGACATCCATGAGACCATCATCAAGGCCGCGGCCGACCTGATCTCACAAGATACGCCCGATTATCAATATCTGGCCGCCCGCCTCGCCATTTTCCATCTACGCAAAATCGCTTATGGCGAATTCGAACCGCCTCACCTCTACGATCACGTTAAAAAACTGACTGAAGCAGGCAAATACGACCGCCACGTCATCGCAGATTACAGCCGCGAAGAATTCGACGAGCTGAATGCCTATATCGACCACAGCCGCGATATGACCTTCTCTTATGCTGCCGTAAAACAGCTGGAAGGCAAATATCTGGTTCAAAACCGTGTTACCCGCCAAATTTATGAAACGCCTCAGTTCTTATACATTTTGGTGGCCATGTGTCTCTTCAGCAAATATCCGAAAGAGACCCGTTTGGATTACGTCAAACGTTTTTACGACGCCGTTTCCACATTCAAAGTATCGCTGCCTACGCCTATCATGAGCGGCGTGCGTACGCCTACCCGTCAATTCTCAAGCTGCGTATTGATTGAATGCGATGACAGCCTCGACTCCATCAACGCCACCACCAGCGCGATTGTGAAATACGTTTCCCAGCGTGCAGGCATCGGCATCAATGCCGGCCGTATCCGCGGCTTGGGTAGCGAAATCCGTGGCGGCGAAGCGCAACACACCGGCTGTATCCCATTCTTCAAAATGTTCCAAGCGGCCGTTAAGTCCTGCTCGCAAGGCGGCGTACGCGGTGGCGCGGCAACCTTGTTCTACCCATTGTGGCACATCGAAGCCGAAAGCCTGTTGGTATTGAAAAACAACCGAGGCGTAGAAGACAACCGTATCCGCCAACTGGACTACGGCGTACAAATCAACCGCCTGCTGTACACCCGCTTGATCAAAGGCGGCAACATTACCCTGTTCTCGCCGAATGAAGTTCCGGGTTTGTATGATGCCTTCTTCGCCGACCAAGACGAATTCGAGCGTCTCTACACTCAATACGAGCAAGATCCAAACATCCGCAAACGTACTTTGCCGGCAACAGAATTGTTCTCCACCCTGATGCAGGAGCGCGCCGGTACCGGTCGTATCTATATCCAAAACGTTGACCACTGCAACACGCACAGCCCGTTTGATCCGCGCGTTGCGCCTGTTCATCAGTCCAACTTGTGCATGGAAATCGCCCTGCCGACCAAACCTTTGGACAACATCAACGATCCGAACGGCGAAATCGCCCTATGTACCTTGTCCGCCTTCAACTTGGGCGCATTGAACAACTTGGACGAACTGAAGGAGCTTGCCGATTTGACCGTACGCGCACTTGATGCCCTGCTGGATTATCAAGACTATCCGGTTGCTGCAGCACGCACCGCGACCATGAACCGCCGCACACTCGGCATTGGCGTCATCAACTACGCCTACTATCTGGCGAAAAACGGCGTACGTTACAGCGACGACTCCGCCCTCGGCCTGACCCACCGTACCTTTGAAGCCATGCAGTATTACCTGCTCAAAGCATCGGTAAACCTTGCCAAAGAATACGGCGCATGCCCGCTGTTCAACCAAACCGTTTATTCGCAAGGCAAACTGCCTATCGACACCTACAAAAAAGACTTGGACACCGTGTGCAGCGAGCCTTTGCACTACGACTGGGAAAGCCTGCGTGCCGACATCGTCAAATACGGCCTGCGCAACTCTACCCTGACCGCACTCATGCCGTCTGAAACCAGCTCGCAAATTGCCAACGCCACCAACGGCATCGAGCCTCCACGCGGCCTAGTCAGCGTTAAAGCATCAAAAGACGGTATTTTGAAACAAGTCGTACCGGAATTTGAAACCCTGAAAGATGCCTACGAAACCCTGTGGCAGCTTCCCGGCAACGAAGGCTACCTGAAACTCGTTGGTGTAATGCAAAAATTCGTCGATCAATCGATTTCCGCCAATACCGCCTACGACCCGAACAAATTTGAAGGCAGCAAAGTTTCCATGAAACAAATGCTGAAAGACCTGCTGACCGCCTATAAATACGGCGTCAAAACCCTGTACTACCACAACACCCGCGACGGCGCGGACGATACGCAGGCCGATATTCAAGATGATGGCTGCGCTGGTGGGGCTTGTAAGATTTGA
- the yfaE gene encoding class I ribonucleotide reductase maintenance protein YfaE — MALISTHDKTFQLQQGETLLEGLERTGHEVEYQCRSGYCGSCRVKILDGKVSYDNFPLAFVAPGEILPCCCRVTEDIKLDCRERIKEPDLFDVDLFEDK; from the coding sequence ATGGCACTCATTAGCACACACGACAAAACCTTCCAACTCCAACAAGGCGAAACCTTATTGGAGGGCTTGGAGCGCACTGGACACGAAGTTGAATACCAATGTCGCAGCGGTTATTGCGGTTCATGCCGGGTTAAAATCTTGGATGGGAAAGTCTCTTATGATAATTTTCCGCTCGCTTTTGTCGCGCCCGGAGAAATTTTGCCGTGCTGCTGCCGGGTTACTGAAGACATCAAACTCGATTGTCGGGAGCGCATCAAAGAGCCGGATTTATTTGATGTCGATTTATTTGAA
- the nrdB gene encoding class Ia ribonucleoside-diphosphate reductase subunit beta gives MSYSTFSKTKNDALKEPMFFGQPVNVARYDQQKYEVFEKLIEKQLSFFWRPEEIDVSRDRIDYANLPEHEKHIFISNLKYQTLLDSIQGRSPNVAFLPLVSIPELETWIETWSFSETIHSRSYTHIIRNIVNDPSVVFDDIVQNKYIIARAEDIACYYDDLIEYTQYYNLLGEGSHNIGGKLVTVSLRELKKKLYLCLMCVNVLEAIRFYVSFACSFAFAERELMEGNAKIIKLIARDEALHLTSTQHMLNLMRAGADDPEMAEIANELQDECFNLFKKAAEQEKEWAAYLFKDGSMIGLNKEILAQYVEYITNLRMQAVGLPAGFEGATQNPIPWINAWLSSDNVQVAPQEVEISSYLIGQIDSEVSADDLGDFEL, from the coding sequence ATGTCATACAGCACCTTTTCAAAAACCAAAAACGACGCGCTGAAAGAGCCGATGTTTTTTGGTCAGCCGGTAAATGTCGCCCGTTATGACCAGCAGAAATACGAAGTATTTGAAAAACTGATCGAAAAACAATTGTCTTTCTTCTGGCGTCCGGAAGAAATCGACGTATCGCGCGACCGTATCGACTACGCCAATCTGCCCGAACACGAAAAACATATTTTCATCAGCAATCTGAAATACCAAACTCTGCTCGATTCGATCCAAGGCCGCAGCCCAAATGTTGCGTTCTTGCCTTTGGTGTCGATTCCCGAGCTGGAAACTTGGATTGAAACGTGGAGCTTCAGCGAAACCATTCACTCGCGCAGCTACACTCATATCATCCGTAATATCGTGAATGATCCTTCGGTCGTGTTCGATGATATTGTGCAAAACAAATACATCATCGCCCGCGCTGAAGATATTGCCTGCTATTACGATGATTTAATTGAATACACCCAGTATTACAATCTGTTGGGCGAAGGTTCGCACAATATCGGCGGCAAGCTTGTTACCGTATCTTTGCGTGAGTTAAAGAAAAAGCTCTATCTCTGCCTGATGTGCGTCAATGTATTGGAAGCCATCCGCTTCTACGTTTCATTCGCCTGCTCTTTCGCCTTTGCCGAGCGCGAATTGATGGAAGGCAACGCTAAAATCATCAAGCTGATTGCCCGTGACGAAGCCCTGCATTTAACCAGCACCCAGCATATGCTCAACCTGATGCGTGCCGGTGCCGATGATCCTGAAATGGCTGAAATCGCCAATGAATTGCAGGACGAATGCTTCAACCTCTTCAAAAAAGCAGCCGAGCAGGAAAAAGAATGGGCGGCTTATCTGTTTAAAGACGGCTCAATGATTGGCCTGAACAAGGAAATTCTGGCTCAATACGTTGAATACATTACCAATCTGCGTATGCAGGCGGTTGGCCTTCCTGCCGGATTTGAAGGTGCGACCCAAAATCCGATTCCTTGGATCAACGCATGGCTGTCTTCTGACAATGTACAGGTTGCGCCGCAGGAAGTGGAAATTTCTTCTTACTTAATCGGTCAGATTGATTCGGAAGTCAGCGCGGACGATTTGGGCGATTTCGAGCTGTAA
- a CDS encoding DUF6979 family protein: protein MKIYGDIAVKAAESYSKYEDMEQAWTEIAASFPIKESIRKKGCPKNAFLGLCRARLVKGINPEKVKTKHSKNGEYAVAAVSLLKNDPEWANQKKSVFWREIVGNEKKYNSQLHVVLALWEKGLII from the coding sequence ATGAAGATTTATGGCGACATTGCGGTAAAAGCAGCTGAATCATATTCTAAATATGAAGATATGGAACAAGCTTGGACAGAGATTGCGGCATCATTTCCCATCAAGGAGTCAATTAGAAAAAAAGGATGCCCAAAGAATGCATTTTTGGGATTGTGTCGTGCGAGGTTGGTTAAAGGAATCAACCCGGAAAAAGTCAAAACCAAACATTCCAAAAACGGAGAATATGCCGTTGCAGCGGTCAGTCTTTTAAAAAATGATCCCGAATGGGCAAATCAGAAAAAATCCGTTTTCTGGCGCGAAATTGTGGGTAATGAAAAAAAATATAACAGCCAGCTTCATGTCGTTTTGGCCTTGTGGGAAAAAGGCTTGATTATTTGA